One stretch of Roseovarius mucosus DNA includes these proteins:
- a CDS encoding RNA-binding S4 domain-containing protein — protein MDAPAAKIRLDKWLWHARFFKTRTLSAKEISAGHVRVNGARVTKPSQAVGPGDVLTFAQATRVWVVRIAAVGTRRGPAPEAQALYDDLSDPVTQDSVPPAPKYEGKGRPTKRDRRKLDLNEPGPLD, from the coding sequence TTGGACGCGCCCGCCGCCAAAATCCGGCTCGACAAATGGCTCTGGCACGCGCGGTTTTTCAAGACGCGCACCCTCTCGGCCAAGGAAATCTCGGCGGGGCATGTGCGCGTCAATGGCGCGCGTGTCACCAAACCTTCGCAAGCGGTGGGGCCGGGCGATGTCTTGACCTTTGCGCAGGCAACACGTGTCTGGGTGGTGCGGATCGCCGCCGTTGGCACACGGCGCGGGCCAGCCCCCGAGGCGCAGGCGCTCTATGACGATCTCAGCGACCCGGTGACGCAGGACAGCGTTCCGCCCGCGCCCAAATATGAGGGAAAAGGGCGCCCGACCAAGCGCGACCGCCGCAAACTCGATCTCAATGAACCAGGACCGCTTGATTGA